The Halobellus sp. MBLA0158 genome has a window encoding:
- a CDS encoding PAS domain S-box protein, translating to MASGIRVLHVDDDPQFTDLAAAFLPRHGDDLTVESAHTVEDALARLDAERIDCVVSDHDLTATTGIDFLETVRERYPDLPFILFTSKGSEEVASRAISAGVTDYLQKQRGTEQFELLANRIEHAVERLRSQRTADNRKRRLETLVSNLPGMIYQCRNESGWPMEYVAGETERLVGYTPEELQSGDVEWGADVLHPDERERTWEIVQEAIEDDEPFECTYRVVASDGSIKWMWERGRITERPPSAAELTAVDGETERVLEGFITDITPLKEREAELERSERRFRAIFEDPNVLVGLLAPDGTVRDVNRTALEYVDAEREELIGAAFRETPWWPETSRPDVDEWIERAASGAYVEFESKHPVPGGDSVFVEGMFRPVTDDEGAVTAIVVSARDVTARRERERELRRQHDRLDEFASFISHDFQTPIATARGRLELALETDDEAHIERAIDAVDRIDELRTDLAETLRNGEVVADPEPIAVEEALEYVWATADPGAGASYEVVDPVEIEADPEAFHRLLQNLVRNSIEHGDDDVTVRMGPLEDGFFYEDDGPGVDPSIREELFAPGFSTKPDGTGVGLGMASVRQVVAGHGWEIEVTDASALGGARFEIRDT from the coding sequence ATGGCTTCGGGGATCCGGGTGCTGCACGTCGACGACGATCCCCAGTTCACCGACCTGGCCGCCGCGTTTCTGCCGAGACACGGCGATGACCTGACGGTCGAGTCGGCCCACACCGTCGAGGACGCCCTCGCCCGTCTCGACGCCGAGCGGATCGACTGCGTCGTCTCCGATCACGACCTCACGGCGACCACCGGCATCGACTTCCTCGAGACGGTGCGGGAGCGCTATCCGGATCTCCCCTTTATCCTCTTCACGAGCAAGGGATCCGAGGAGGTCGCGAGCCGCGCCATCTCCGCCGGCGTCACCGACTACCTCCAGAAGCAGCGCGGGACCGAACAGTTCGAGCTGCTGGCGAACCGCATCGAGCATGCGGTCGAGCGGCTCCGGTCCCAGCGGACCGCGGACAACCGCAAGCGACGCCTGGAGACGCTCGTGAGCAACCTCCCGGGGATGATCTATCAGTGCCGGAACGAGTCCGGGTGGCCGATGGAGTACGTCGCGGGCGAGACCGAACGCCTCGTCGGATACACGCCCGAGGAACTCCAGTCCGGGGACGTCGAGTGGGGCGCGGACGTCCTCCATCCCGACGAACGCGAGCGGACCTGGGAGATCGTCCAAGAGGCGATCGAGGACGACGAGCCCTTCGAGTGTACCTATCGGGTCGTGGCCTCCGACGGCTCGATCAAGTGGATGTGGGAGCGCGGGCGGATCACCGAGCGGCCGCCGAGCGCCGCCGAACTCACGGCCGTCGACGGTGAGACAGAGCGGGTGCTCGAAGGGTTCATCACGGACATCACGCCGCTCAAAGAGCGGGAGGCCGAACTGGAGCGGAGCGAGCGGCGGTTCCGCGCCATCTTCGAGGACCCGAACGTCCTCGTGGGACTGCTCGCGCCCGACGGGACGGTCAGGGACGTCAACCGCACCGCACTGGAGTACGTCGACGCCGAGCGCGAGGAGCTGATCGGGGCGGCGTTCCGGGAGACGCCGTGGTGGCCCGAGACGTCGCGGCCGGACGTCGACGAGTGGATCGAACGCGCGGCCTCGGGAGCGTACGTCGAATTCGAGAGCAAACACCCGGTTCCGGGCGGCGACTCGGTCTTCGTCGAGGGGATGTTCCGGCCGGTCACAGACGACGAGGGGGCCGTGACCGCGATCGTCGTCTCCGCGCGGGACGTCACGGCCCGGCGGGAGCGCGAGCGGGAACTCAGGCGGCAGCACGACCGGCTCGACGAGTTCGCGAGCTTCATCTCCCACGACTTCCAGACGCCGATCGCGACCGCTCGGGGCCGGCTCGAACTCGCGCTCGAAACCGACGACGAGGCGCACATCGAGCGGGCTATCGACGCCGTCGACCGGATCGACGAACTCAGAACGGACCTCGCCGAGACCCTACGGAACGGCGAGGTCGTCGCCGACCCCGAGCCGATCGCCGTCGAGGAAGCCCTCGAATACGTGTGGGCGACGGCCGACCCGGGCGCGGGGGCGTCATACGAGGTCGTCGACCCCGTCGAGATCGAGGCCGACCCCGAGGCGTTCCACCGGCTCCTCCAGAACCTCGTGCGGAACTCGATCGAGCACGGCGACGACGACGTCACCGTCCGGATGGGCCCGCTCGAAGACGGGTTTTTCTACGAGGACGACGGTCCCGGCGTCGATCCGTCGATCAGGGAGGAGCTGTTCGCGCCGGGGTTCTCGACGAAGCCGGACGGCACGGGCGTCGGACTGGGGATGGCGAGCGTCCGCCAGGTCGTCGCCGGGCACGGCTGGGAGATCGAGGTGACAGACGCCAGCGCACTCGGCGGGGCGCGGTTCGAGATCAGGGATACCTGA
- a CDS encoding cyclodeaminase/cyclohydrolase family protein — protein sequence MSPTERTVAELTDGIAAERVAPAGGTALAVSGAMGAALCEMCCVHSAGDVPDRDAERLADCRAALERHRETLLALADQDAAVVDELFGSGSEESTARDRKRAATVPFTVAETTLEVLRLAETVVDLGRGAVVADAETGICLAESAFRGSLATARRSLAWLDDPDFGADLRERVDALEAAAADLDLPCDRADRHGRSGT from the coding sequence ATGTCCCCAACCGAGCGGACGGTCGCGGAACTGACCGACGGGATCGCCGCCGAGCGCGTCGCGCCGGCGGGCGGGACGGCGCTCGCCGTCTCGGGAGCGATGGGGGCCGCACTCTGTGAGATGTGCTGTGTCCACTCGGCGGGCGACGTTCCGGACCGGGACGCAGAGCGCCTCGCCGACTGCCGTGCGGCGCTCGAACGCCACCGCGAGACGCTCCTCGCGCTCGCGGACCAAGACGCCGCCGTCGTCGACGAACTGTTCGGGAGCGGGTCGGAAGAGTCGACGGCGCGCGACCGGAAGCGGGCCGCCACCGTCCCGTTCACGGTCGCGGAGACCACACTCGAAGTCCTCCGGCTCGCCGAGACCGTCGTCGACCTGGGACGCGGCGCGGTCGTCGCCGACGCCGAAACGGGGATCTGTTTGGCCGAGAGCGCGTTCCGGGGATCGCTGGCGACGGCCCGCCGGAGCCTCGCGTGGCTCGACGACCCTGACTTCGGGGCCGACCTCCGCGAGCGGGTCGACGCGCTGGAGGCGGCCGCCGCCGACCTCGATCTCCCGTGCGACCGGGCCGACCGTCACGGTCGATCCGGCACGTAA